Proteins encoded together in one Lathyrus oleraceus cultivar Zhongwan6 chromosome 5, CAAS_Psat_ZW6_1.0, whole genome shotgun sequence window:
- the LOC127085147 gene encoding CO(2)-response secreted protease, giving the protein MRGNPVLLIVIFYSVFIFLGDSRSSSTQSKNDDQVYIVYMGAASSTNGTLGKDHAHLLNTILKKNKKALIHNYKHGFSGFAARLSKNEANSIAQQPGVVSVFPDHIMKLHTTRSWDFLKSLPHIEVDNKLSNSSSSSDIIIGMLDTGIWPEAASFSDERIGPIPSRWKGICMTSTDFNSSNCNRKIIGARYYPNIDEDAGAANTVRDTRGHGTHTASTAAGSTVSGASYYGLAKGTAKGGSPESRLAIYKVCYSGCPDSAILAAFDDAIHDGVHVLSLSLGPDSDSRPALTDDAVAIGAFHAVERGIMVVCAGGNDGPGKTTVVNDMPWIFTVGATTIDRDFLSNVVLGNNKVIKGRAINVSPLSKSAKYPLITGEAAKTATADLAEARQCHFDSLDKDKAKGKIVLCDGTTDHLSTQDKIDAVKEVGGLGLVHITDSEGVVANDPYIDFPATTVVTPENAAPILEYVNSTSNPVATILPTISVLDYKPAPIVAKFSSRGPSELSKNILKPDIAAPGANILAAWTGNDTTATPKGKKPPLYNLVSGTSMSCPHVSGLAASIKSSNPTWSVSAIRSAIMTSATQINNMETPITADLGSVSTPYDYGAGEITMNESFHPGLVYETNTIDYLNYLCYMGYDTATVKVIAKTIPDNFSCPKDSTPDHISNINYPSIAISNFIGKEMVNVSRTVTNVGEEYETVYYAIIDAPSGVKVQLIPEKLRFTKHSRKLSYQVIFSSTLTSLKHDLFGSITWKNGKKHKVRSPFVLTV; this is encoded by the exons ATGAGAGGAAATCCAGTTTTGTTGATAGTAATATTTTActctgttttcatttttcttggagACTCAAGATCATCATCAACTCAATCCAAGAATGATGATCAAGTTTATATTGTTTATATGGGAGCTGCCAGTTCAACTAATGGTACCCTTGGCAAAGATCATGCTCATCTTTTAAACACTATATTAAAAAA GAATAAGAAAGCTCTAATACACAACTACAAACATGGATTCTCCGGCTTCGCTGCTCGATTGTCGAAAAATGAAGCGAACTCGATTGCTCAACAACCTGGAGTTGTGTCTGTGTTTCCAGATCACATTATGAAGCTTCACACAACACGTTCTTGGGATTTTCTAAAATCACTACCTCACATTGAAGTTGACAACAAGCTTTCTAATTCTTCCTCCTCATCAGATATCATAATAGGCATGTTAGACACAG GAATATGGCCAGAAGCAGCAAGTTTTTCAGACGAGAGAATCGGTCCGATTCCATCTCGTTGGAAAGGAATTTGCATGACATCAACTGATTTCAACTCATCCAACTGTAACAG GAAGATAATAGGAGCGAGGTATTATCCTAACATTGATGAGGATGCTGGTGCGGCCAACACTGTCAGAGATACACGTGGACATGGGACCCACACTGCTTCGACGGCGGCCGGGAGCACCGTGAGTGGTGCATCCTACTACGGTCTTGCGAAAGGGACAGCAAAAGGTGGATCTCCTGAATCGAGGTTGGCCATTTACAAAGTATGTTATAGCGGTTGTCCTGACTCTGCCATACTTGCGGCATTTGACGATGCTATTCATGATGGAGTTCATGTACTTTCTCTTTCACTCGGTCCGGATTCGGATTCCCGGCCTGCCTTGACAGACGACGCGGTTGCAATCGGTGCGTTCCATGCAGTGGAGCGCGGCATTATGGTTGTTTGCGCTGGTGGAAATGATGGACCCGGAAAGACTACCGTTGTTAACGATATGCCTTGGATATTTACTGTTGGAGCCACCACCATTGATCGTGATTTTCTGTCCAATGTTGTCTTGGGTAATAACAAAGTTATTAAG GGTCGAGCTATAAATGTCTCTCCTCTTTCAAAGTCCGCCAAGTATCCATTGATAACCGGGGAGGCTGCCAAGACAGCTACCGCAGACTTAGCAGAAGCAAG ACAGTGTCACTTTGATTCATTAGATAAAGATAAAGCGAAGGGAAAGATTGTCCTCTGTGATGGTACCACGGATCATCTTTCAACCCAGGACAAAATTGATGCAGTAAAAGAGGTGGGGGGATTAGGTCTTGTTCATATTACTGACAGTGAAGGAGTGGTTGCAAATGACCCATATATTGATTTTCCAGCAACAACAGTGGTAACACCAGAAAATGCTGCCCCAATTCTCGAATATGTTAATTCAACAAG CAATCCAGTGGCAACAATTCTACCAACAATTTCAGTGCTAGATTACAAGCCTGCGCCTATCGTGGCAAAGTTTTCAAGTAGAGGGCCTTCAGAGCTTTCTAAGAATATTCTCAAG CCTGATATTGCAGCACCAGGTGCTAACATTCTTGCCGCATGGACTGGAAATGACACAACAGCTACTCCAAAAGGGAAAAAACCTCCGCTATATAACTTAGTGTCCGGGACTTCCATGTCATGTCCGCATGTTTCAGGCCTTGCAGCAAGCATTAAATCTAGTAATCCCACTTGGAGTGTCTCTGCAATCAGATCGGCCATCATGACCTCTG CAACTCAAATTAACAATATGGAGACTCCCATTACAGCAGACTTAGGCTCGGTTTCCACTCCTTATGACTATGGAGCTGGAGAAATTACAATGAATGAATCATTCCATCCTGGGCTAGTTTATGAAACCAACACCATTGACTACTTAAACTATCTGTGTTACATGGGATATGATACAGCCACAGTTAAAGTTATCGCAAAAACCATACCGGATAATTTTAGTTGCCCTAAGGATTCGACTCCTGATCATATTTCCAACATCAACTATCCTTCCATAGCAATCTCCAACTTCATTGGAAAAGAAATGGTGAATGTGAGTAGAACTGTGACCAATGTTGGTGAAGAATATGAAACAGTCTACTACGCCATCATTGATGCTCCTAGTGGGGTGAAAGTCCAATTGATTCCAGAAAAACTCAGATTTACAAAACATAGCAGAAAACTAAGCTACCAAGTTATTTTCTCCTCCACTTTAACTTCATTGAAACATGATCTGTTTGGATCCATTACCTGGAAAAATGGTAAAAAACATAAGGTTCGAAGTCCTTTTGTATTGACCGTCTAG
- the LOC127083834 gene encoding uncharacterized protein LOC127083834, translating to MEPVFDQFKAFAKSGHDFFDGVFRRRNPFEILKRLQREAFSDLMKLRDRQEKVERMLSFYKSSKGGPFQEASTHVRGQMDFTGALLIMGDFNQQNLDIINRAGIKTGIDSRFVFETTIGKDNALAAEFVAIRKGKEHHNDVFEMPLSLAKLSYTTNVNDWLSLTAVPVGAQCRDVAVGSSSFDQSGKGLTDLSSFGPPLLNLRNGSAIGIAARKSCFIASLAQFVSGLGIPFDSNTMDNSYSTFVQLACQFPRGTKLSVLGNHQLPFVSKQLRKVGAFTIPLVLSNQHEASETEPEASPYIGTRAQVSGGSTAIMLESELDGFTKLGGWVEMNALNPKSVQWAVTLSDVYEDSFGWGMSLGGIGADHFQAESYLKFNMGDKFCLKPGLAFATDGNSRIGALMLRSNWSL from the exons ATGGAGCCTGTATTCGACCAGTTCAAAGCTTTTGCTAAATCCGGTCATGATTTTTTCGACGGTGTTTTCCGTCGCCGTAATCCG TTTGAAATCCTTAAACGTTTACAAAGAGAGGCTTTTTCAGATCTTATGAAACTGAGAGACAGACAAGAAAAGGTTGAGAGGATGCTTTCGTTTTATAAATCATCAAAAGGAGGTCCTTTTCAGGAAGCCAGTACCCATGTAAGAGGACAAATGGATTTCACAGGAGCTTTATTAATCATGGGTGACTTTAATCAGCAGAACTTAGATATCATAAACAGGGCTGGAATAAAAACAGGCATTGATTCAAGGTTTGTTTTTGAAACCACCATTGGTAAAGACAATGCTCTTGCTGCGGAGTTTGTGGCCATTCGGAAAGGAAAGGAACATCACAATGATGTCTTTGAAATGCCACTTTCTCTAGCAAAACTAAGCTATACAACAAATGTCAATGATTGGTTATCGCTTACGGCTGTACCAGTGGGAGCCCAATGCAGAGATGTTGCAGTTGGTTCAAGTTCTTTTGATCAG TCAGGAAAAGGTCTCACAGATCTCTCTTCTTTTGGACCGCCTCTTCTGAATCTACGCAATGGTAGTGCCATTGGCATAGCTGCAAGAAAGTCATGTTTTATAGCTTCATTGGCTCAATTTGTATCTGGACTGGGAATACCTTTTGATTCTAATACAATGGATAATAGTTACAGCACATTCGTACAACTCGCGTGTCAATTTCCTAGAGGAACAAAGCTGTCTGTTCTTGGTAATCACCAACTTCCTTTTGTATCAAAGCAGCTTAGAAAAGTCGGAGCTTTTACAATTCCATTAGTCTTGTCCAACCAACATGAAGCGTCCGAGACAGAACCTGAAGCATCACCATACATAGGAACAAGAGCACAAGTCTCAGGTGGTTCTACTGCTATAATGCTAGAATCTGAACTTGATGGCTTTACAAAACTGGGAGGTTGGGTTGAGATGAACGCACTAAATCCCAAATCTGTACAATGGGCAGTAACACTATCAGATGTTTATGAAGATTCATTTGGCTGGGGAATGAGTCTTGGCGGAATAGGTGCCGATCATTTTCAGGCTGAATCCTATCTGAAATTCAACATGGGTGATAAATTTTGCTTGAAGCCGGGTCTTGCATTCGCAACCGATGGAAATTCCAGAATAGGTGCTTTAATGCTTCGGTCTAATTGGTCCTTATGA